Proteins encoded by one window of Salvia splendens isolate huo1 chromosome 5, SspV2, whole genome shotgun sequence:
- the LOC121803866 gene encoding putative transcription factor bHLH041 produces MESIFLLGEDQRAAFLRLTMQSFPSTTYICLWSYSPLPSSCLLFLDGFYDEEKIGNLAATRLFNAYCGSVKYVDNKWLPGLTSMNNVPYMEVDVDYLLTTMPITSENAAAAQMQFYQTVVFMGCAAGEVELGFSTKPPVNLQSEIQSRFYLYFPEQIASSSTSVDIPFISTHHSLIQTEEQQVMTTPPSAFTTYQPEPLIVASTHRNSNSLFTRSLSFFRNLNTRNSLQMHHVIVERRRRQKQSQSFQILRHLVPQVSKKDNASLLGETAEYLRSLRSQLGELETRNAVLEMQLSTAPREELGSSSQRVSVEMMAPSSTSQERLLDLRISLRSRECSLSDLVARVLGLLKQQERNVSLLSLQSDTRFVESLPVHGLILRCKVEGDEFDESGLQEAVRRVVDDTHSHICNSNHIGAFMDF; encoded by the exons ATGGAATCCATCTTTCTCCTTGGTGAAGATCAGCGCGCCGCCTTTCTCCGCCTTACAATGCAGTCCTTTCCATCTACTACTTACATTTGCCTCTGGTCTTATTCACCCCTCCCATCCAG TTGTTTACTATTTCTGGATGGATTTTATGATGAAGAGAAAATTGGGAACCTTGCTGCTACAAGGCTTTTCAATGCATATTGCGGATCAGTTAAGTACGTCGATAACAA GTGGTTGCCCGGATTAACTTCCATGAACAATGTCCCTTACATGGAGGTGGACGTTGATTACCTCCTAACCACGATGCCAATTACAAGCGAAAACGCAGCGGCAGCGCAGATGCAATTCTACCag ACCGTCGTGTTTATGGGCTGCGCCGCCGGAGAGGTTGAACTAGGCTTCTCAACTAAGCCTCCG GTGAATCTGCAATCGGAGATTCAAAGCCGGTTTTATCTCTATTTCCCGGAGCAAATAGCTTCTTCATCAACATCAGTAGACATTCCATTTATTAGCACTCATCACTCCTTAATCCAAACAGAAGAGCAACAAGTGATGACTACTCCTCCCTCCGCCTTTACAACATATCAACCTGAACCTCTTATAGTTGCTTCAACTCATCGCAACTCCAACAGCCTATTCACCAGATCTCTTTCCTTCTTCAGAAACCTAAATACCAGGAACAGCCTTCAGATGCACCATGTAATCGTAGAAAGAAGACGACGACAGAAGCAAAGCCAGAGCTTCCAAATTCTAAGACATTTAGTCCCTCAAGTTTCTAAG AAGGACAATGCGTCGCTTCTTGGCGAAACAGCTGAGTATTTAAGGTCGTTGAGATCACAATTAGGAGAGCTCGAAACGAGAAATGCTGTATTGGAAATGCAACTCTCCACAGCTCCAAGAGAAGAATTAGGGTCAAGTAGTCAAAGGGTGAGTGTGGAGATGATGGCTCCATCATCAACATCACAAGAGCGATTATTGGATTTGAGAATTAGTTTGAGATCAAGAGAATGCAGCTTGTCAGATTTGGTTGCTCGGGTTTTGGGATTATTGAAACAGCAGGAAAGAAATGTGAGCTTATTATCTCTACAATCCGATACCAGGTTTGTTGAATCACTTCCAGTTCATGGCCTAATCCTTAGATGCAAGGTTGAG GGAGATGAATTTGACGAATCTGGTTTACAAGAAGCAGTGAGAAGAGTTGTTGATGACACCCATTCACACATCTGCAATTCCAACCACATCGGTGCATTCATGGATTTTTAG
- the LOC121805206 gene encoding ABC transporter E family member 2-like isoform X1: MFDQEWTRIPIASDKDTTHRYGPHSFKLLRHPTKPQHINRIPKLLQGNRKPNVIQLHRNVGQFPTQVDERNMKQELAADLELIHVMDRNVGDLSGGELQKFAIAIAALRNADIYLFDEPSSYLDVKQRLKAARVIRSLLQPNIYVIVVEHDLSVLDYLSDFICCLYGRPGKYGAVTLPFSVRQGINIFLAGFVPTENITFRDESLTFDVAETPQESAEESETCARHKYPSMAKTNGNFRLKVEEGEFTDSQIIVLLGENGKGKSNFLQMLVHCCVVCLLLVNMLILFIYAENVVLSNVRLAL; the protein is encoded by the exons ATGTTTGATCAGGAATGGACGCGCATCCCCATCGCCTCCGACAAGGATACAACCCATCGTTACGGCCCTCACTCCTTTAAATTGCTCAG GCATCCCACCAAGCCCCAGCACATCAATCGCATCCCTAAACTTCTTCAAGGCAATCGCAAGCCTAACGTTATTCAACTTCACCGCAACGTTGGCCAATTTCCTACTCAGGTAGATGAGAGAAATATGAAACAGGAACTTGCTGCTGACCTTGAGTTGATTCATGTTATGGACCGAAATGTGGGAGATTTATCGGGTGGAGAGCTTCAGAAGTTTGCAATAGCTATTGCTGCTCTGCGTAATGCAGATATCTATTTGTTTGATGAGCCATCGAGTTATCTTGATGTTAAGCAAAGATTGAAAGCTGCCCGAGTCATCCGATCCTTGCTTCAACCTAATAT CTATGTGATTGTGGTAGAGCATGATCTTAGTGTGCTTGATTATTTGTCGGACTTCATATGCTGCCTTTATGGGAGACCTGGTAAATATGGGGCAGTTACTCTTCCATTCTCTGTCAGACaaggaattaatattttccTTGCTGGATTTGTGCCAACTGAAAATATTACATTTAGAGATGAATCTCTAACATTTGAT GTTGCTGAAACTCCACAAGAAAGTGCCGAGGAAAGTGAAACATGTGCAAGACATAAGTATCCAAGCATGGCTAAGACTAATGGAAACTTCAGGCTCAAGGTTGAAGAGGGTGAATTCACTGATTCTCAAATTATTGTGCTGCTCGGAGAAAATGGGAAGGGAAAGTCTAACTTCCTACAGATGCTGGTACATTGTTGCGTCGTTTGTTTACTTTTAGTGAACatgttaattttgtttatttatgctGAAAATGTAGTCCTTTCAAATGTTAGGCTGGCTTTATGA
- the LOC121803288 gene encoding translation machinery-associated protein 22-like isoform X2, giving the protein MAEKPQPVQVLYCGVCGLPAEFCEFGPDFEKCKPWLIQNAPQLYPDLVKDADAKDGLSDQLQSTSISDAGSSKPKEEVKRLPGGKIKKKEKQEVIIEKMTRNKRKCITTVKGLELFGVKLNDASKKLGKKFATGASVVKGPTEKEQIDVQGDIAYDIVEFITDTWPDVPETAIFFIEDGKKVPAA; this is encoded by the exons ATGGCGGAGAAGCCCCAACCAGTTCAGGTGCTCTACTGCGGCGTATGCGGGTTGCCCGCTGAGTTCTGCGAATTCGGACCCGATTTCGAAAAATGCAAGCCATGGTTGATCCAGAACGCGCCCCAACTCTATCCGGATCTCGTCAAAG ATGCTGATGCGAAGGACGGATTATCTGATCAGCTTCAGTCGACTTCAATTTCCGATG CAGGTTCTTCAAAACCTAAGGAAGAAGTCAAACGTCTCCCTGGTGGGAAGATTAAAAAGAAG GAGAAACAAGAAGTTATTATTGAAAAGATGACTCGTAACAAGCGGAAGTGTATAACTACAGTAAAAGGCCTAGAGCTTTTTG GTGTTAAACTAAATGATGCATCAAAGAAGCTTGGCAAAAAATTTGCTACTGGAGCTTCTGTAGTTAAG GGCCCTACTGAAAAGGAGCAAATTGACGTTCAAGGAGATATAGCCTACGACATAGTGGAATTCATAACAGACACCTGGCCGGAT GTCCCAGAGACTGCAATTTTCTTTATTGAGGATGGGAAAAAGGTTCCTGCTGCGTAG
- the LOC121803288 gene encoding translation machinery-associated protein 22-like isoform X1, translating into MAEKPQPVQVLYCGVCGLPAEFCEFGPDFEKCKPWLIQNAPQLYPDLVKDADAKDGLSDQLQSTSISDGSSKPKEEVKRLPGGKIKKKEKQEVIIEKMTRNKRKCITTVKGLELFGVKLNDASKKLGKKFATGASVVKGPTEKEQIDVQGDIAYDIVEFITDTWPDVPETAIFFIEDGKKVPAA; encoded by the exons ATGGCGGAGAAGCCCCAACCAGTTCAGGTGCTCTACTGCGGCGTATGCGGGTTGCCCGCTGAGTTCTGCGAATTCGGACCCGATTTCGAAAAATGCAAGCCATGGTTGATCCAGAACGCGCCCCAACTCTATCCGGATCTCGTCAAAG ATGCTGATGCGAAGGACGGATTATCTGATCAGCTTCAGTCGACTTCAATTTCCGATG GTTCTTCAAAACCTAAGGAAGAAGTCAAACGTCTCCCTGGTGGGAAGATTAAAAAGAAG GAGAAACAAGAAGTTATTATTGAAAAGATGACTCGTAACAAGCGGAAGTGTATAACTACAGTAAAAGGCCTAGAGCTTTTTG GTGTTAAACTAAATGATGCATCAAAGAAGCTTGGCAAAAAATTTGCTACTGGAGCTTCTGTAGTTAAG GGCCCTACTGAAAAGGAGCAAATTGACGTTCAAGGAGATATAGCCTACGACATAGTGGAATTCATAACAGACACCTGGCCGGAT GTCCCAGAGACTGCAATTTTCTTTATTGAGGATGGGAAAAAGGTTCCTGCTGCGTAG
- the LOC121805206 gene encoding ABC transporter E family member 2-like isoform X2 — translation MFDQEWTRIPIASDKDTTHRYGPHSFKLLRHPTKPQHINRIPKLLQGNRKPNVIQLHRNVGQFPTQVDERNMKQELAADLELIHVMDRNVGDLSGGELQKFAIAIAALRNADIYLFDEPSSYLDVKQRLKAARVIRSLLQPNIYVIVVEHDLSVLDYLSDFICCLYGRPGKYGAVTLPFSVRQGINIFLAGFVPTENITFRDESLTFDVAETPQESAEESETCARHKYPSMAKTNGNFRLKVEEGEFTDSQIIVLLGENGKGKSNFLQMLAGFMKPDSVEGL, via the exons ATGTTTGATCAGGAATGGACGCGCATCCCCATCGCCTCCGACAAGGATACAACCCATCGTTACGGCCCTCACTCCTTTAAATTGCTCAG GCATCCCACCAAGCCCCAGCACATCAATCGCATCCCTAAACTTCTTCAAGGCAATCGCAAGCCTAACGTTATTCAACTTCACCGCAACGTTGGCCAATTTCCTACTCAGGTAGATGAGAGAAATATGAAACAGGAACTTGCTGCTGACCTTGAGTTGATTCATGTTATGGACCGAAATGTGGGAGATTTATCGGGTGGAGAGCTTCAGAAGTTTGCAATAGCTATTGCTGCTCTGCGTAATGCAGATATCTATTTGTTTGATGAGCCATCGAGTTATCTTGATGTTAAGCAAAGATTGAAAGCTGCCCGAGTCATCCGATCCTTGCTTCAACCTAATAT CTATGTGATTGTGGTAGAGCATGATCTTAGTGTGCTTGATTATTTGTCGGACTTCATATGCTGCCTTTATGGGAGACCTGGTAAATATGGGGCAGTTACTCTTCCATTCTCTGTCAGACaaggaattaatattttccTTGCTGGATTTGTGCCAACTGAAAATATTACATTTAGAGATGAATCTCTAACATTTGAT GTTGCTGAAACTCCACAAGAAAGTGCCGAGGAAAGTGAAACATGTGCAAGACATAAGTATCCAAGCATGGCTAAGACTAATGGAAACTTCAGGCTCAAGGTTGAAGAGGGTGAATTCACTGATTCTCAAATTATTGTGCTGCTCGGAGAAAATGGGAAGGGAAAGTCTAACTTCCTACAGATGCTG GCTGGCTTTATGAAGCCTGATTCAGTAGAAGGGCTCTGA
- the LOC121805206 gene encoding ABC transporter E family member 2-like isoform X3: protein MKQELAADLELIHVMDRNVGDLSGGELQKFAIAIAALRNADIYLFDEPSSYLDVKQRLKAARVIRSLLQPNIYVIVVEHDLSVLDYLSDFICCLYGRPGKYGAVTLPFSVRQGINIFLAGFVPTENITFRDESLTFDVAETPQESAEESETCARHKYPSMAKTNGNFRLKVEEGEFTDSQIIVLLGENGKGKSNFLQMLVHCCVVCLLLVNMLILFIYAENVVLSNVRLAL, encoded by the exons ATGAAACAGGAACTTGCTGCTGACCTTGAGTTGATTCATGTTATGGACCGAAATGTGGGAGATTTATCGGGTGGAGAGCTTCAGAAGTTTGCAATAGCTATTGCTGCTCTGCGTAATGCAGATATCTATTTGTTTGATGAGCCATCGAGTTATCTTGATGTTAAGCAAAGATTGAAAGCTGCCCGAGTCATCCGATCCTTGCTTCAACCTAATAT CTATGTGATTGTGGTAGAGCATGATCTTAGTGTGCTTGATTATTTGTCGGACTTCATATGCTGCCTTTATGGGAGACCTGGTAAATATGGGGCAGTTACTCTTCCATTCTCTGTCAGACaaggaattaatattttccTTGCTGGATTTGTGCCAACTGAAAATATTACATTTAGAGATGAATCTCTAACATTTGAT GTTGCTGAAACTCCACAAGAAAGTGCCGAGGAAAGTGAAACATGTGCAAGACATAAGTATCCAAGCATGGCTAAGACTAATGGAAACTTCAGGCTCAAGGTTGAAGAGGGTGAATTCACTGATTCTCAAATTATTGTGCTGCTCGGAGAAAATGGGAAGGGAAAGTCTAACTTCCTACAGATGCTGGTACATTGTTGCGTCGTTTGTTTACTTTTAGTGAACatgttaattttgtttatttatgctGAAAATGTAGTCCTTTCAAATGTTAGGCTGGCTTTATGA